GTCGATCATTCGCTCGACGTCACGCTTGAAGCGTGCGCCAATTCCGCCGTCGGGCACGACACCGACCAGCGGTCTCGATGCGAAGCCGCCGTTCATGCGGGCAACGCCGTAGTTGCCAGCACCCAAGAAGCCTTCGAGCGTCTGAAGGGTGATCAGAGACCACGCCCAGTGCTCCATCCGACAGATCGAGAGGCGCGATGCTTTGATGTCATGATTTTTCGACGTGACAAGCATATCGAGCACGTCGGGAGTGGTTTCCGTCTCCTTCAGTGCGGCGATGGAGTTCTCGGGAATCGCCGGCTGCATGAAGGCGGGTTTCGTGAGATCGGCCACCACCATTTCCCACGCGGTCTCGCCGCCATCGCCAGTCAATGCGAGCAGCAAGTGCCGCCAGACATCCTCGGAGACAGGAAGATCACCCTCGGCCTTCTGACCAGCGATCGCTCCGAGCTGGCAGAGAAAGGAATGCGAGGCCTGCCTCTGGTGCGGTCTCACAGACGGAAGATCGACAACATCGTCCTTGACGAGAGCGGTCAGCAAGCCAGGCAGAGTCAGCTCGCAATCGCCACCCGTCAGCGAGACCCGAAAGATCGGATCCGTCAGGAGCGAATGAGGCATGCAATACTCCAAGGCTTATGCAGATGCTTATATGGATCAGCCTTTCATTCCTAAACGATGTCGTCAACAATCCTTCTTGTGGAATTCGACTTATTTTTCCGGACGGACACCCATGGCATCGTAGACGAATCGTGACGATCCAAATTGGAAAGAGAACCCGTCGGTAGAGCGCCGGATTTCTGTCGGAACAGGCTCATCCAGACCGTTCAAGCCTCGCATCCAGAAATGAGGGATAGCGATTGAGCTCACAGGCGAGCCGAATGGCCCGGGAAGCCTTTCGGGGAACTGAACGAGGAGATCCTTTTCACCCAGCCGGGTTGATAAGGGGTCATCACTCATGACAACCGCCTGATCATCGAAGGCCGAATCGAATGGCAGATGCGCGTACCCAGCCTGCAACTTGTAAGCAGCGCCGCGGCCGGTGACTATCGCGTCTGATTCCTCCCAGCCGCCGGATGGATCGAGCCGGTCAAGAAGACTGGCTCTTGCCTCGGGATGGGTGGCCAGTTCGACAAGAAGCCGATTCATTATCGGGATTTCCCAGGACGGGTAATCCACGATCGCCTGTCGCGTCGCTTCGACCGCCAGAACGTCAGAATACGGATAGGGCGTCGATTGCCCGTTGCTCTGGAATAACCCGATGCCATGCTCGCCACGATGATACAGGCCTGCGAGGTCATTCGGCGCCATGACAACAGCGCGAGGGGCCTCGAAGCCAGCGGGTCGACGGCCTCGATCGTGCCGATGAAGTCGGCCTAGCCGCTGGAGAAGCACGTCGGCAGGGCAGATGTCCGAAATCAGCAGGTCCGCATCGATATCGAGGCTCTGCTCCAGCGTTTGCGTCCCTATCACAATCGTTCCGCCCGCTGGCCGCTTTAGCCCGATTGCTCCTTCGACAGCACGATCAAGTGCTCGACGGTCCTCCCTGGCAAATCGCCCGTGATGAAGGGTCGCAACGCCTCCGCATTTGAACAGCAGGTCTTGGGCGCCCGCGAGTTTGCACTCTTCGAGCACCTTGATCGCATCGCGACGCAGGTTGCGGATGACAAGAACCTTGGCGCCGAGGCCGGCGGCCTTGATTGCGATCCCGGCAACTGCAGCCGGATCCCCGATCCGTGTGTCGAGTTGAATCGCGATTGTTCGGTCTCTGCCGTTGCCAGGCTGCGCCAAAGGATCGGGACAAGCGTTGCTCGACAGAGCTGGGTAGGGAGCAGCAACAGCTTGTTCGAAAGGCACCGATCTGCGTGGTGTGCCCAATAGGCTGTCGCGTGCATTGGAGCCCAGAGTGGCCGACAGCAGGAGCGCGTGACCTCCGGCGCGCCGATGAAATGCAAGGAGATTGCCCAAAAGCGACGCCATATAGGCATCTGAAGCGTGAACTTCGTCGACGACCAGAAGGAGGCGAGCCAGAGCTGACAACCGCAGGTGTGCGTGTTTGGCGTTGAGAGACGCCAGCAGGACCTGGTCGATGGTACCGACGGCGATGGTGCCGGCTAGATAACGCTTCGGTCCCTCGGATGCCCACATGCTCGCCGAACGCATATCGGCGGGAGATTCCGTCAGGTCAGGCGATCCGCACAGCTCCGTACCGGTCTGCTGATCATTTGTGGGCGCCACCATACCCGGAACTGCCATCGTCACCGCGGGCCGGTATGCCGGATCTGGGAACAGGGTCTCGACTGCCTTTGAGACGCGCTCATGCAGACTGGTCGCAGCGACACGCGTGGGCAGCGCAAAGTATAACCCGTCGACCTCTCCGGCTTCAAACAGTCGGGCAAAACGCCAAAGCGCGGCCTCTGTTTTTCCCGAACCGGTCTCGGATTCCAATACGACGACATTGCCTTCGAATGACCCGGTTGCCGTCTGAACGTCCCGAGGGGGATGCTCCGACACTGCGGAGAAGGCTAATGGGCGCGACGCCAGGCTAACTCTGGAGGACGAGGGGTCAAAACCGATCGCCTGCAGCGCCTTTCTGGCCATGATCCTCGATGAAGCAATACGGTCGGGTTCCCGACCGTTTGCGAAGGGGAAGAATCGCGTGTCTGACCCAAGCCAATCAGCGAGCGTGATGTAGCCAAGCAGCCCGTGCCAAAATGCTGGTGCTGTCGGTAAAGGTTCACCGTCCACTTGGAAGGCTTTCGGGTACCATGATCGAACGGCATCACCGAGGGGTCTCAGCTGCTGGACAGGGTCGAAGCCTCCGATGCAGCGCCAGTGAGCCAATCGAGACTGATCGAAATCTACAGGAGCGAGCGGTCGACCATGGTGGGCAAGGACGACGAGCTGAACAGGATCCAGGTGGCCCCATTGCTCCATCTCCGCCCATGGCAGAACGGACGCAAGCCTAGCGCGGATGTCTTCATCCTGAACAGCGACCCAGGCTTCGCGGCAATGCCCGATCAGAGGTGCACCAACCCTGCTTCTGGCCTGAAAACCCGAGTTCGCCTTGCCGAAATCATGCAAGGCGACGTGTGCACACAGCCGATCAATCCAGCATTCTGGGAGCTCGTCACGCCCAGCCAGTTTCGCGATGCGCCGAGACGGGATCGGTAGCGCCAGGATTGCTTCGAAGCATGCAGCTACATCCGCTGAGTGATCGACGAGGCTATGCCAGGCTTCGATCTCGCCGTCGGGACCATGAGAGAGCTTCGCCCAAGGACCGTCGGCGCTTGTCCATGAGGCTATCATCTCTATCCCGAATCGAAAACACGATCCTTTATGATCGCCAATTACGGGCGCGCGTCATCCTTATTCCGTATCGATGTGAGTCATAATCCCCGCCCGTGCGGGGGAGCTCGACCCGTCAGCGGGACGGCGGTCATGGAGATGGGTCCATCCCCGCGGGTGCGGGGGAGACAAGAGCGCCTGATCGTCAGTGATGCGACCCTTCGGCCCATCCCCGCGCGTGCGGGGGTAGCCGATAGCCTCGCGCATCATGTTGGAGGTCACAGCGGTCCATCCCCGCGCGTGCGGGGGAGCCCGCTCTTCGACCGAAGGATCGGTGATGATGTACGGTCCATCCCCGCGCGTGCGGGGGAGACGAGCGGCGCGAGGCGACGTCTTCCGGTCGCGAAGGTCCATCCCCGCGCGTGCGGGGGAGACGACCTCTTGGGGCGGTCGCGACGGCGGGGCTGCGGTCCATCCCCGCGCGTGCGGGGGAGACTGAAGACCTCGATACGAGCTTCGTCCTCCAGCGGGTCCATCCCCGCGCGTGCGGGGGAGACCGGATTGTCGAGGAGCACCGCCGGGCCGGTCAGGGTCCATCCCCGCGCGTGCGGGGGAGACACTCATGCTTCTCGGCGCCGCCTTGTACGCCCGGGTCCATCCCCGCGCGTGCGGGGGAGACTTTCGATCGAGCTCGTCCTCCCGCTCCGTGGCCGGTCCATCCCCGCGCGTGCGGGGGAGACGTCCGAAAATCGAGTGGGATCATTTGAGATCGAGGTCCATCCCCGCGCGTGCGGGGGAGACAGGACGGAGCCTGCCGCGCCAGGGTGGCTCGCAGGTCCATCCCCGCGCGTGCGGGGGAGACCGCCCACGTCTGAAGACGGTCGTATGCTATGACGGTCCATCCCCGCGCGTGCGGGGGAGACGAGGCAGCACGGTCTGGCGACCGTCACTCAGGAGGTCCATCCCCGCGCGTGCGGGGGAGACTGAAGGACGTCCTGTACTACGTCCTCGATGCGGGTCCATCCCCGCGCGTGCGGGGGAGACTCACCCTGAGCCGCCATGACGGCACAGATATCGGGTCCATCCCCGCGCGTGCGGGGGAGACGTTACCGGAACGGCAGGCACTGGTGATATCTGCGGTCCATCCCCGCGCGTGCGGGGGAGACTCTAGGTGCTAAACCTCGGTGAAGAATCGACTTTTCAAATAGCAGCCGAATCTAGCTCGTGATCAGCGGGCCTGCCAAGGCACATCTAGGCCTCTCAGCGCCCCATGCCTGGGGCCTTGGCCGCCAGCCGGTCATCGACGAGCTGGCCATAGAGTGCCTGGTGACGGGGGTGGACCTCCAGATTGCGGCTGAGCCAGAATTTCTGGCCTTCCGTGTCGGTCTCCGACCAGGCGTCGAGCATCGATTCCGCCTGGGCCACGACTTCGGGCTTCAGCGCTCCTGAGGGATCCAGCGCCTCGGCCGACTTCATGAACCAGCCGATGTATTCGTTGAGGCCCAGCCCGATGGCATAGTCGGAGGCCGCGTACTCGCGCTTCAAGGCGATGAAGGCATCCCGCGTCCAGGCGCCCTGCGCGAACTCGGCTGTATGCTGGAATCGGGTCCACGCGACCTCGTTGAGCTGCTCCGCGTTTCCGGTGATGAGAGCCTCGAAGAACACGTCGTCGGCTTTCGCCAGCGCATCGATCATCCCATAGGGATAGGAGAATGACGCCGTCTCAGCCGGCCCAGCAGCATCGACCGGAACGAAGACCGCATGCAAGGGCAGCCGAACCACGCTCGTCAGCGTCTTCGCCAGCTCGACGAAAGCCTCCGACGTGGCGTCGAGATGCTGAACCACCTGCCCGGCGCGTGAGATCGAAAGGTCGGCGACGTAGGGCACCCACTCGTCGCACTCCTCGTCATAGACGTTGGTCGTGCGCTTGCCGAACTTCAGGCTCATCCGGCCAGCGATCACCAAATCGTGGGGGGCGAGGCCTTCGGCTTCGATCATGTCCCTGAGCTGCTGCATCGATCCCTCCATCTGACGCCAGTGTGATGGAGGTGCTTGAAAGTCAGTAGGTGTCCGCTGTGGCGATCCGGGATACCATAGCTAACGCACCGTTTATTTGATCCGGATGCTTGCCTCACCATCCTTAAAGGATACTCGATCGGATCCATTTATCCAGGCAGGACACAGTTCTGTCAGGAAGTCAGAATGACCGCAACCGGCCTTCGCTCATTGGTTCTTGCACTCGCGTCTGTCGCATCCTCAGGTGCGATGGCGCAGACGCAGTGGAGATTTTCCGCCCAGCTCATGAACGAGGTCGATCGCCCGGCTTATGTGAAGGTGCAGGAACGCGCGGCGGCTATCCTGGCCGATAAGCAGGCTGATGTCGGGCAGGCGGCGACGGACGAGATCGTCGCCCAGATACGCGCGGTTGTCGCCAAGATCCCTGTCATCGACGGTCCTCAGCCGTCTCCGAACAGCATCTGCGTCGACCTCATCGGCAAGTGGCATTTCGAATTCTCCACCAAGTATTTCACCGATAACGATCGGCGCTACCAACCGCCGCGCTCCATCTTTCAGAACAACCTCTCGGTCGGCTGTATGCTGGCCGCACAGGCTCGCATCGAACAGAACCGGCCTGAGACCGCGAGGCTGGTCGTCAAGTGGATTGCGGCTCGCCTCGACGGCAATGGTGTGCTGCAGCCGAGCAATGGTCCAGGTGGGCTGGCAAAGACGCCCGAGACAGTCTGCCAGCATTACGAAGTGAGGAAAGCGTGGTTCCCCGCTCTCGGGCTGCACTTCCATCAAGCCTCGGATCACAAGGGCATCGCCCAGGCGTGCGAGGTCGAGCTTAAGCCTGTCTACGCAAGCCTGGAGGCAAAGCGGCAGGAGGCGGCGCGCCTCGCTGCCGAACAGAAGGCGGCGGCCGATCGTAAGATCGCGATGGAGCGGGCCGAAGCCGCGAAGAAGGAAGCCGAGCAGGCCGCTGTCGCCTTGGAGCAGACGCGGAAAGCTGAGGAGCAGGCGCGCGTCGCCGCGGCTCAGAAAGCGGCGGAGTTGGCCAAATTCGAGCCCCAAGTGCTGGCCAAGGTGGTGTCCAGCCTGAAGTCCGCGCCGAAAATGTACGGCGTGCTGCAGCCTGCCTGCACATCAGCCGTCTCATCGTCGGGGGCTCCATCCAGCCTGCAGCCAACTCTCTATGAGGGCTGCGTCAAAGCCAACGGCGCCGTTGCCTATCAGAACGAGGTCTATCGCCGCGTCGACGAGGCCGCGAACCGGGTGATCGAGATGAACCCCAAGCCCGAGGCGGTCGTGGCCGGCAATCTCTTCCAGCCGCCCGATCTCGGCCTTGCGAACACGTCAGCCGGGAAGCTTGCCAACGAGCGCTTCGCCGCTGCAATCGAGCCCCTCGTCAAGAAGATCGCGGAGTCGGTCTACAGCGAGCTCGAAACCGAGTTCGAGGGCAAGGCGCTTTTGACCGAAAAAGCCCAGCTGATGCTCAAGAAATTCTGTGAGCGAAACTGGTCGACAGACCCTGCCATGAATGCCCGTATCACGCAGAAATGCGATCAGCTGACCAAGGAATCGAGCCGGCTGCAGTGCCGCAACGCCGTCAACGCGGTCGAGAAGATCGGTATCGAGTACTCGAACGTCATCCTCGTCGAAAGCGACGGGAAAATGCGACCCATCAATTTCGGGCTGCTCGCCTGTTCGGCTGGCAGGGACGGCTTCGCTGTCGCGTTGAATTCAAGCTGGGGCCTGTTCAGCAACAGCTACTCGATCACGATCAGCAACGCGGTTGGGGTTCGCAACGAGGTCATCATCAAAATCGAGAAGGCGACCAAGAATGGCAAGCCGTACTGGCATGCGACTGAGTTGCTGAAAGAGCGCCCGCCCATCGACGACATCTACATGGTGCTCTCCTGCTTCCAGAATACGTACGAGGACGCAGGTTTCGAGGTTCTGGTGAAGGGTGGTATATCGATGGCCGCCTCTCAGTTCGGCATCGACGCCGAGTCCTTCGGCCTTGGCCTGTTCGACTCCATG
This genomic window from Bosea sp. RAC05 contains:
- a CDS encoding CRISPR-associated helicase/endonuclease Cas3 translates to MIASWTSADGPWAKLSHGPDGEIEAWHSLVDHSADVAACFEAILALPIPSRRIAKLAGRDELPECWIDRLCAHVALHDFGKANSGFQARSRVGAPLIGHCREAWVAVQDEDIRARLASVLPWAEMEQWGHLDPVQLVVLAHHGRPLAPVDFDQSRLAHWRCIGGFDPVQQLRPLGDAVRSWYPKAFQVDGEPLPTAPAFWHGLLGYITLADWLGSDTRFFPFANGREPDRIASSRIMARKALQAIGFDPSSSRVSLASRPLAFSAVSEHPPRDVQTATGSFEGNVVVLESETGSGKTEAALWRFARLFEAGEVDGLYFALPTRVAATSLHERVSKAVETLFPDPAYRPAVTMAVPGMVAPTNDQQTGTELCGSPDLTESPADMRSASMWASEGPKRYLAGTIAVGTIDQVLLASLNAKHAHLRLSALARLLLVVDEVHASDAYMASLLGNLLAFHRRAGGHALLLSATLGSNARDSLLGTPRRSVPFEQAVAAPYPALSSNACPDPLAQPGNGRDRTIAIQLDTRIGDPAAVAGIAIKAAGLGAKVLVIRNLRRDAIKVLEECKLAGAQDLLFKCGGVATLHHGRFAREDRRALDRAVEGAIGLKRPAGGTIVIGTQTLEQSLDIDADLLISDICPADVLLQRLGRLHRHDRGRRPAGFEAPRAVVMAPNDLAGLYHRGEHGIGLFQSNGQSTPYPYSDVLAVEATRQAIVDYPSWEIPIMNRLLVELATHPEARASLLDRLDPSGGWEESDAIVTGRGAAYKLQAGYAHLPFDSAFDDQAVVMSDDPLSTRLGEKDLLVQFPERLPGPFGSPVSSIAIPHFWMRGLNGLDEPVPTEIRRSTDGFSFQFGSSRFVYDAMGVRPEK